A genomic region of Alnus glutinosa chromosome 11, dhAlnGlut1.1, whole genome shotgun sequence contains the following coding sequences:
- the LOC133881255 gene encoding protein ROOT HAIR DEFECTIVE 3 homolog 2-like — protein MKVEITALSNYEEKEEKFKEEVAQLRQRFFHSISPGGLAGDRRGVVPASVFSFSAQLIWKVIKENKDLDLPAHKVMVATVRCEEIANEKLSRLTSDKAWLALEEAIQAAPVSSFGKQLSSILEKYFSEYDMETEYYDEGVRNAKRRQLESKALDFVHPAFTTLLGHLRSKALESFKSRLEQSLNKGEGFATSVRTCTHSCLLEFDQGCADATISQANWDASKVSDELQRHIDVHASSVRSAELLKMIASYEEQLNLALTKPVESSLEAGQTDTWASIRELLKGETQVAIAKLSTNIAGFELDQATVDKKVQKLRDYGRDLVEKKAREKAGEVLIRMKARFSTVFKKDNGKDALSASLKLLSVMAAIRLDEKPDKIEELLFSSLMDGAVALPSSEDGSIRAPTNGLASSTWEEVSPKDTLITLEQCASLWREFKAWAEDKIREAEKIMEAEKRKKEKLQIDYSFWDDSADVASTFSWVLTAYHPDIDDLSRRNGSD, from the exons ATGAAGGTTGAGATCACTGCTTTATCCAATTATGAGGAGAAGGAGGAGAAGTTCAAAGAGGAG GTTGCTCAACTGAGGCAGCGATTTTTCCATTCTATTTCTCCTGGAGGGCTTGCTGGTGATAGACGTGGTGTTGTCCCTGCTTCTGTATTTTCGTTTAGTGCACAGCTGATATGGAAAGTTATAAAAGAGAACAAGGATTTGGATCTTCCTGCTCACaag GTAATGGTTGCCACTGTCCGGTGTGAAGAGATTGCCAATGAGAAGTTAAGTCGCTTGACCTCTGATAAG GCTTGGTTGGCACTAGAGGAAGCTATTCAAGCAGCTCCAGTATCAAGTTTTGGGAAACAGCTCAGctcaattttagaaaaatatttttcaga ATATGACATGGAGACAGAATACTATGATGAAGGTGTACGAAATGCAAAACGACGGCAACTGGAGTCAAAAGCATTGGAT TTTGTTCACCCTGCATTCACCACCTTGTTGGGACATCTGCGTTCTAAAGCTCTCGAGAGTTTTAAGAGTAGACTGGAGCAGTCATTGAACAAAGGAGAAGGGTTTGCTACATCTGTTCGTACTTGTACTCATTCTTGTTTGCTCGAGTTTGACCAAGGATGTGCAG ATGCTACCATAAGTCAGGCTAATTGGGATGCTTCAAAAGTCTCTGACGAACTTCAGCGTCATATTGATGTACATGCATCATCTGTTCGTAGTGCAGAGTTGTTGAAAATGATAGCCAGTTATGAG gAACAACTAAACCTGGCACTGACGAAGCCGGTAGAATCCTCACTTGAAGCTGGTCAGACAGACACCTGGGCTTCAATAAGAGAACTTCTTAAAGGTGAGACTCAGGTTGCTATAGCAAAGCTTTCAACTAACATTGCTGGTTTTGAGTTGGACCAAGCGACAGTTGACAAAAAGGTGCAAAAATTGAGGGACTATGGAAGAGACTTGGTGGAGAAAAAGGCAAGAGAAAAAGCTGGAGAAGTTTTGATTCGTATGAAAGCTAG GTTTTCAACCGTATTCAAAAAAGACAATGGAAAGGATGCACTCTCTGCG TCTCTAAAGCTTTTATCTGTTATGGCTGCCATACGCTTGGATGAGAAGCCTGATAAGATTGAAGAATTACTTTTTTCCTCTCTCATGGATGGTGCTGTTGCTCTTCCATCTTCTGAGGATGGGAGCATCAGAGCTCCTACAAATGGTCTTGCCTCAAGCACTTGGGAGGAG GTTTCTCCAAAGGATACGTTAATTACACTAGAGCAGTGTGCGTCTTTGTGGAGAGAGTTCAAAGCATGGGCGGAGGATAAAATCAGGGAAGCTGAGAAAATCATGGAAGCTGAGAAGAGGAAAAAG gaaaaacttcaaattgactactCCTTTTGGgatgatagtgcagatgtggctagcactttttcTTGGGTCCTTACAGCCTACCACCCCGACATTGATGACCTCTCGAGGCGAAACGGGAGTGACTGA